One segment of Dolichospermum sp. DET69 DNA contains the following:
- a CDS encoding Uma2 family endonuclease, which translates to MTQVMESSLALPSVEQRFFCAGVTWERFQVIQKSFENVPGVRLFYCQGVLEIVSIGKLHELISHLIGLLLGQYFLDQEIEFFPSGSYSQIIPGIVEYQADLSYCLGTDKSRPDLCIEVVVTSGSPIKLEKYKLMAVPEVWFWEDGTLAVYCLRSAEYEKIVKSELLPDLDLNLFNRCLLMSSPLEAVKEFRRHLGTEAIKN; encoded by the coding sequence ATGACTCAAGTTATGGAAAGTTCTTTGGCTTTACCATCAGTAGAACAACGTTTTTTCTGTGCAGGAGTAACTTGGGAAAGATTTCAAGTTATTCAAAAAAGTTTTGAAAATGTTCCAGGAGTGCGTTTATTTTATTGTCAGGGAGTGCTAGAAATTGTGAGTATTGGTAAATTACATGAGTTGATTAGTCATTTAATTGGTTTGTTGTTAGGACAGTATTTTTTAGATCAGGAAATTGAATTTTTTCCTAGTGGTAGTTATTCACAAATTATTCCGGGAATAGTTGAATATCAAGCTGATTTATCTTATTGTTTAGGAACTGATAAATCTAGACCAGATTTATGTATTGAAGTTGTTGTTACCAGTGGTAGTCCGATTAAATTAGAAAAATATAAATTAATGGCAGTTCCCGAAGTTTGGTTTTGGGAAGATGGTACACTTGCTGTTTACTGCTTACGGTCAGCAGAATATGAGAAAATTGTTAAAAGTGAGTTATTACCAGATTTAGATTTAAATTTATTTAATCGTTGTTTGTTAATGTCTTCTCCCTTAGAAGCTGTTAAAGAATTTCGTCGCCATTTGG